Sequence from the Pseudomonas sp. LS.1a genome:
GGCCAAGGATGCCGTAGCGGTTCATCCGCCGCAGGTTGCGGTGAATGCCGATTTCGCACTTGAACAGCTCGATGAACAGGCTGGTGTTGCGGATATCGGTGCGGAAGGTGTCGTCGATCAGGTGGCGGTGCTCGCGCAGCAGCCGCACGGTATCGGCACGTACACCCTTGATCTCGGGGTGCTGGGCCATCAGCACGAAGATTTCCAGCATGGCGAACGGCGTGCGCTTGAACACGTTCGGCCTGGTCGCTTCTATATATCCGTCATGCAGGCGGAAGCGCGCATTCAGCGGCTGGGTGGTGCCGCTGTCGTCATCGGCGAGGATGACCTCCTCGAAGTGCTGGATGATCAGGTCGCACAGCTGACTGATGCTCATCACCACCCGGTAGTACTGCTGCATGAACTGCTCGATCGCCCGCTTGGGGTTGTCGTCGCTGTAGCCCAGCAGTGCGGCGATGCTGCGCTGGTGGTCGAACAGCAGACGGTCCTCGGCGCGCCCTGCAAGCATGTGCAAGGCGTAGCGCACCTTCCACAGGAAGTCCTGGGACGAGGCCAGCAGCTCGTTCTCGCTTTCCAGCAGGAAACCTTCGCCGGCCAGCGCATGCAGGTTGAGGGTGCCGTACTGGCGGCGGGCCACCCACAGCACTGTCTGGATGTCGCGCAGGCCACCGGGCGAACCTTTCACATTGGGTTCGAGGTTGTACTCGGTGTCGTTGTACTTGTGGTGGCGGGCCTTGAGTTCGGCTCGCTTGGCCAGGAAGAAGTCCTTGCTCGGCCACATCTGCGCAGTGCTGGTCACCTCCAGCATGTGCTGGCGCAGGGTCTCGGGGCCGGCAATGGTGCGGCTTTCCATCAGGTTGGTGATGACCGTCAGGTCAGCGCGGGCCTGTTCGGCGCACTCGTCGACGGTGCGCACGCTCTGGCCCACTTCCAGGCCGATGTCCCACAGCAGGGTGAGAAACCGCTCGATGGCGTCGCGGTACTGCTCATGCTCGGCAGCGCCCAGCAAAATCAGCAGGTCGATGTCCGAATGCGGGTGCAGTTCACCACGCCCGTAGCCACCCACCGCGACCAGGGCGATGCCGCTGTGGTCGCCCCAGTCGAACTGGTTCCAGGCCTGTTGCAGGATATTGTCGACGAGCCAGGCGCGGGCTTCGATCAGCGGGCGGATTTCGCTGCCACTACGGAAACGTTTGTCGAGCACCTCGCCGGCCTGGCGGATGGCTTTCTTGAAGGCGGCGATGGGGCTCGCCTTGAGGGCCAGTTCCGCCTGGAACTGGCCGCGGTCGAACAGCTCGGGGTCCACCTGGGGCATCGCGTCACGTTCCTGTCGTGGGTTGGCCTGTGGGAGTGCGCTCAGGCCGAGGTGCGCGGGATGGTGTCGTCCTTGCGCAGGGTGAAGATCTCATAACCTGTCGCGGTCACCACCAGGGTGTGTTCCCACTGGGCCGAGAGCTTGCGGTCCTTGGTGATGGCGGTCCAGCCGTCGCCCAGCACCTTGGTGTCGGCCTTGCCCTGGTTGATCATCGGCTCGATGGTGAAGGTCATGCCTTCCTTGAGCTCCATGCCGGTGCCGGCGCGGCCGTAGTGCAGGATCTGCGGCTCTTCGTGGAATACCTTGCCGATGCCGTGGCCGCAGAACTCGCGCACCACCGAGAAGCCGTTCTTCTCAGCGTGCTTCTGGATCACTTCGCCGATGTCGCCCAGGCGGCAGCCCGGCTTGACCAGTTCGATGGCCTTGTACATGCATTCCTGGGTGACCTTGGACAGGCGCTCGGCCCATACCGGCACGGTGCCGACGTGGAACATGCGGCTGGTGTCGCCGTGGTAGCCGTCCTTGATCACGGTGACGTCGATGTTCAGCGTGTCACCGTCCTTGAGTGGCTTGTCGTTGGGGATGCCGTGGCAGACCACATGGTTGATCGAGGTGCAGATCGACTTCGGGTAGCCCTTGTAGTTGAGCGGTGCCGGGATGGCCTGCTGGACATTGACGATGTAGTCGTGGCACAGGCGGTCCAGCTCTTCGGTGGTGACACCGGGCTTGACGTGTTCTTCGATCATTTCCAGCACTTCGGCGGCCAGGCGGCCAGCGATGCGCATCTTCTCGATGTCTTCTGCGGTCTTGATGGTGACGGTCATTACAGGCTCTCTACGGCGCCGTGAACGGCGCGAACAAACGGGAAAGGCCGGATTCTAGCAGAGCAGGGCACCGATCGGTCGGGATCCAGGTAGAGAATTGGGGCTGCTGCGCAGCCCATCGCCGGCAAACCAGCTCCCACAGGAATCGCGTTACCCTTGAGGAAGCTGTCATCCATAGGGAGCATTCTGGCCTGTTTGGCGGGGTGCTGCAAAAGCCGCTGACGGACGCAACAGTATCCGGGTTCCGTTCGGCCGCGGTCTGTGGTATAAAATGCGCCGCTTTCGGGGACGACCCCGTCAGCACTTAACCCACACACGTGTCGACACGATGACCTGGGTGCCCCGAGTTGCAGAATTCGCGGGTTGGTCATTGGGATACGTGGAGGCCCAACCCGACTTATCAAGGAACTATCATGTCCCAAGTCAACATGCGCGATATGCTGAAGGCCGGTGTGCACTTCGGCCACCAGACCCGTTACTGGAACCCGAAAATGGGCAAGTACATTTTCGGCGCGCGTAACAAGATCCACATCGTCAACCTGGAAAAAACCCTGCCGATGTTCAACGACGCTCTGTCGTTCGTAGAGCGCCTGGCCCAGGGCAAGAACAAGATCCTGTTCGTCGGCACCAAGCGTTCCGCCGGCAAGATCGTCGCCGAGCAAGCTGCTCGTTGCGGTTCGCCGTACGTTGACCACCGTTGGTTGGGCGGCATGCTGACCAACTACAAGACCATCCGCGCTTCGATCAAGCGTCTGCGCGACCTGGAAACCCAGGCCGAAGACGGCACTTTCGCCAAGCTGACCAAGAAAGAAGCCCTGATGCGCTCCCGCGATCTGGAAAAACTGGATCGCAGCCTGGGCGGTATCAAGGACATGGGCGGTCTGCCAGACGCTCTGTTCGTGATCGACGTTGATCACGAGCGCATCGCGATCACCGAAGCCAACAAGCTGGGCATCCCGGTTATCGGCGTTGTCGATACCAACAGCAGCCCGGAAGGTGTTGACTACATCATCCCAGGTAACGATGACGCCATCCGCGCTATCGAGCTGTACATGACTTCGATGGCTGACGCTGTCATCCGCGGCCGCAACAACGTTGCCGGCGGCACCGAAGTTTACGCTGAAGAAGCGGCTGCACCTGCTGCCGAGTAATTAGACGCTAGCGTCGACTTGGCACGCAAAAAGGGGGCTCTGCCCCCTTTTTGCCACCTTGAAATCCTGCTGTCAGCATCGGCCCCGCATCATGGGCTCGCTGAGACAAACACAGCGGATTTGCAGAATTGAACGCCCGTGACGAACGGGTGGAATGGTTGAAAAACTTTCCAAGAGGATTTTGAAATGGCAGCAATTACTGCAGCGCTGGTAAAAGAACTGCGCGAGCGTACCGGCGAAGGCATGATGGATTGCAAGAAGGCCCTGGAAAAGGCCGGCGGCGACATCGAAAAAGCCATTGACGACATGCGTGCCTCGGGCGCCATCAAGGCCGCCAAAAAGGCTGGCAACGTCGCTGCTGAAGGCGCTATCGCCGTCAAGACCGACGGTAAATCCGCCGTCCTGCTGGAAGTGAACTCGCAGACCGACTTCCTGGCCCTGCAAGACGACTTCAAGAACTTCGTTGCCGACAGCATCGAAGAAGCCTTCGCCCAGAAGCTGACCGATGCCGCTCCGCTGATCGCCTCGCGTGAAGCTGCTCGTGAAGCCCTGGTTGCCAAGTGCGGCGAGAACGTCAACATCCGTCGCCTGGTGCGCGTTGAAGGTGACGTTGTCGGTGCCTACCTGCACGGCAACAAGATCGGCGCTGCCGTTGTCCTGAAAGGCGGCGACGTCGACCTGGCCAAGAACATCGCCATGCACGTTGCAGCTTCGAACCCTGAGTTCCTGCTGCCGTCGGAAGTTTCGGCCGAAGCGATCGAGCGTGAGAAGGGCGTCTTCCTGCAGCTGAACGCTGACAAGATCGCCGGCAAGCCGGAAAACATCGTCGAGAACATGATCAAAGGTCGTATCTCGAAGTTCCTGGCCGAAGCCTCGCTGGTCGAGCAAGCCTTCGTCATGAACCCGGAAGTCAAGGTTGGCGAGCTGGCCAAGAAAGCCGGCGCTGAAATCGTTTCCTTCACCTACTTCAAGGTCGGCGAAGGCATCGAGAAGCCAGTCGACAACTTCGCTGAAGAAGTTGCCGCTCAGGTCGCTGCTGCCAAGCAGTAAGACAGCCCCGTCTGTCGCCCCAAAGAGGCTGCCCGCTCACGCGCGCAGCCTCTTTGTCAAAACGGCGAAGGGTTTATAAGGCCCGTCGTCGCTGGCACCGAAGCGGTGCCACGCTACAGTTAGCAGGCTGCAAACAGCCCGCACGAATTTTCTAAAAGTACGCCGCAGGAGAGACTCGCAATGGCTCAGCAGGTGAGTGGTCGCCAACCTCGCTATAAACGCATTTTGCTCAAACTTAGCGGCGAGGCCCTGATGGGCTCGGAAGACTTCGGGATCGACCCGAAAGTGCTGGATCGCATGGCCCTCGAAGTTGGCCAGCTGGTAGGGATCGGAGTCCAGGTCGGCCTGGTGATCGGTGGTGGCAACCTGTTCCGCGGCGCCGCGCTCAGTGCAGCCGGCATGGACCGCGTCACCGGTGACCACATGGGTATGCTGGCCACCGTGATGAACGGCCTGGCCATGCGCGATGCGCTGGAGCGCTCGAACATCCCGGCCCTGGTCATGTCGGCCATTTCCATGGTCGGTGTCACCGATCATTACGATCGTCGCAAAGCTATTCGCCACCTCAACTCCGGGGATGTGGTAATTTTCTCCGCCGGTACCGGCAACCCGTTCTTCACCACCGACTCCGCGGCCTGCCTGCGCGCCATCGAAATCGATGCCGACGTGGTGCTGAAGGCGACCAAGGTCGATGGTGTGTACACTGCCGATCCATTCAAGGACCCGCATGCCGAGAAGTTCGATCACCTGACCTACGACGAGGTCCTGGATCGCAAGCTGGGTGTGATGGACCTGACCGCAATCTGCCTGTGCCGTGACCACAAGATGCCATTGCGGGTATTCAACATGAACAAGCCTGGCGCCCTGCTGAACATCGTGGTGGGTGGCGCTGAAGGTACTCTGATCGAGGAAGGCCAAGCATGATCAACGACATCAAGAAAGACGCGCAGGAGCGCATGACCAAGTCCCTCGAGGCCCTGGCTCGCAACCTGGCGGCAATCCGCACCGGTCGCGCCCACCCAAGCATCCTGGACAGCGTCAAGGTCCCGGCCTGGGGTAGCGAGATGCCGCTGAACCAGGTGGCCGCGATCACCGTCGAAGATGCCCGTACCCTGAAGATCGTCGCCCACGACAAGAACCTCAGCGCCGCCATCGAGAAGGCCATCCTCACCTCCGACCTGGGCCTGAACCCGTCCAGCGCCGGTACCACCATCCGTGTGCCGATGCCGGCCCTGACCGAGGAAACCCGCAAGGGCTACACCAAGCAGGCCAGTGGCGTTGCCGAGGATGCCAAGGTGGCCGTGCGCAACGTGCGCCGTGACGCCCTGGCCGACCTGAAGAAGCTGACCAAGGACAAGGAAATCAGCGAAGACGAAGAGCGTCGTGCCGCTGACGAGATCCAGAAACTGACCGACAAGTACGTTGCCGAGGTCGATGCTGCCTTCAAAGCCAAGGAAAAGGACCTGATGGCCGTCTAAGGCCGGGGTTTTTTAATGGAAAAGACCAAGCCAGCGGTGCCGTCCTCGGTGCCGCGTCATGTCGCGATCATCATGGATGGCAACAACCGCTGGGCGAAAAAGCGCCTGCTGCCCGGCGTCGCCGGGCACAAGGCGGGTGTCGACGCCGTTCGCGCGGTCATCGAAGTCTGTGCCGAGTCCGGGGTCGAGGTGCTGACCCTGTTCGCCTTCTCCAGCGAGAACTGGCAGCGCCCCGCCGAAGAGGTGGGTGCGCTGATGGAGTTGTTCTTTTCGGCCCTGCGCCGCGAGGCCAAGCGCCTCAACGAGAACAACATCAGCCTGCGAATCATTGGTGACCGTTCGCGTTTCCATCCCGAGCTGCAGGCCGCCATGCGCGAGGCCGAGGCGCTGACCGCCGGCAACAACCGC
This genomic interval carries:
- the map gene encoding type I methionyl aminopeptidase, which gives rise to MTVTIKTAEDIEKMRIAGRLAAEVLEMIEEHVKPGVTTEELDRLCHDYIVNVQQAIPAPLNYKGYPKSICTSINHVVCHGIPNDKPLKDGDTLNIDVTVIKDGYHGDTSRMFHVGTVPVWAERLSKVTQECMYKAIELVKPGCRLGDIGEVIQKHAEKNGFSVVREFCGHGIGKVFHEEPQILHYGRAGTGMELKEGMTFTIEPMINQGKADTKVLGDGWTAITKDRKLSAQWEHTLVVTATGYEIFTLRKDDTIPRTSA
- the rpsB gene encoding 30S ribosomal protein S2: MSQVNMRDMLKAGVHFGHQTRYWNPKMGKYIFGARNKIHIVNLEKTLPMFNDALSFVERLAQGKNKILFVGTKRSAGKIVAEQAARCGSPYVDHRWLGGMLTNYKTIRASIKRLRDLETQAEDGTFAKLTKKEALMRSRDLEKLDRSLGGIKDMGGLPDALFVIDVDHERIAITEANKLGIPVIGVVDTNSSPEGVDYIIPGNDDAIRAIELYMTSMADAVIRGRNNVAGGTEVYAEEAAAPAAE
- the tsf gene encoding translation elongation factor Ts gives rise to the protein MAAITAALVKELRERTGEGMMDCKKALEKAGGDIEKAIDDMRASGAIKAAKKAGNVAAEGAIAVKTDGKSAVLLEVNSQTDFLALQDDFKNFVADSIEEAFAQKLTDAAPLIASREAAREALVAKCGENVNIRRLVRVEGDVVGAYLHGNKIGAAVVLKGGDVDLAKNIAMHVAASNPEFLLPSEVSAEAIEREKGVFLQLNADKIAGKPENIVENMIKGRISKFLAEASLVEQAFVMNPEVKVGELAKKAGAEIVSFTYFKVGEGIEKPVDNFAEEVAAQVAAAKQ
- the pyrH gene encoding UMP kinase, which encodes MAQQVSGRQPRYKRILLKLSGEALMGSEDFGIDPKVLDRMALEVGQLVGIGVQVGLVIGGGNLFRGAALSAAGMDRVTGDHMGMLATVMNGLAMRDALERSNIPALVMSAISMVGVTDHYDRRKAIRHLNSGDVVIFSAGTGNPFFTTDSAACLRAIEIDADVVLKATKVDGVYTADPFKDPHAEKFDHLTYDEVLDRKLGVMDLTAICLCRDHKMPLRVFNMNKPGALLNIVVGGAEGTLIEEGQA
- the frr gene encoding ribosome recycling factor, encoding MINDIKKDAQERMTKSLEALARNLAAIRTGRAHPSILDSVKVPAWGSEMPLNQVAAITVEDARTLKIVAHDKNLSAAIEKAILTSDLGLNPSSAGTTIRVPMPALTEETRKGYTKQASGVAEDAKVAVRNVRRDALADLKKLTKDKEISEDEERRAADEIQKLTDKYVAEVDAAFKAKEKDLMAV
- the uppS gene encoding polyprenyl diphosphate synthase, which gives rise to MEKTKPAVPSSVPRHVAIIMDGNNRWAKKRLLPGVAGHKAGVDAVRAVIEVCAESGVEVLTLFAFSSENWQRPAEEVGALMELFFSALRREAKRLNENNISLRIIGDRSRFHPELQAAMREAEALTAGNNRFILQIAANYGGQWDIAQAAQRLAREVQAGHLRPEDITPGLLQTCLATGELPLPDLCIRTGGEHRISNFLLWQLAYAELYFSDLYWPDFKHEAMRNALADFASRQRRFGKTSEQVEAGARA